One window of the Methanomassiliicoccaceae archaeon DOK genome contains the following:
- a CDS encoding ATP-binding cassette domain-containing protein translates to MIDVEDIRFAYGRGPEVLKGISFRSEKNTVISILGPNGTGKTTFLKCICGLLRPTSGTITVDGTDVSELRGRELAKRIGFVPQSTPVSRMSIFDAVLVGRKPYMDWFASDEDLSKVSDVIDALGMSDLSLKYLDEISGGEFQKVQIARAIVQEPSVLILDEPTNNLDISNQHRTMSMIMDAVRSRGMCTMMTMHDINLAAHYSDRFLFFRDGRVAAYGGPEIITEDLIRDVYGMEVDVLEHRGVPMVVPKDSPRYFRG, encoded by the coding sequence ATGATCGACGTGGAAGACATCAGGTTCGCCTACGGCAGGGGGCCGGAGGTCCTGAAGGGGATCTCCTTCCGGTCCGAGAAGAACACGGTCATATCCATACTGGGTCCGAACGGGACTGGGAAGACCACCTTCCTGAAGTGCATCTGCGGACTCCTGCGCCCCACGTCCGGGACCATCACTGTCGACGGGACGGACGTCTCGGAGCTCAGGGGGAGGGAGCTTGCCAAGAGGATCGGGTTCGTGCCGCAGTCCACTCCCGTCTCGAGGATGAGCATCTTCGACGCGGTCCTCGTCGGCAGGAAGCCGTACATGGACTGGTTCGCCTCCGATGAGGACCTGTCCAAGGTCTCGGACGTCATAGACGCCCTGGGCATGTCCGACCTCTCGCTGAAGTACCTCGACGAGATCAGCGGCGGTGAGTTCCAGAAGGTGCAGATCGCGAGGGCGATCGTCCAGGAGCCGTCGGTGCTGATCCTCGACGAGCCCACGAACAACCTGGACATCTCCAACCAGCACAGGACGATGTCCATGATCATGGACGCCGTGAGGTCCAGGGGGATGTGCACGATGATGACGATGCACGACATCAACCTAGCAGCCCACTACTCCGACAGGTTCCTGTTCTTCAGGGACGGACGCGTGGCGGCCTACGGGGGACCCGAGATCATAACCGAGGACCTCATTCGGGACGTCTACGGAATGGAGGTCGACGTCCTGGAGCACCGCGGTGTGCCTATGGTAGTCCCGAAGGACTCCCCCAGATACTTCAGAGGATGA
- a CDS encoding iron chelate uptake ABC transporter family permease subunit, protein MLVFLSLFTLGLGDTDLSYSEILRYLFFPDGSWNATAVWELRFRMIAAAILAGAALGIAGAVMQSILRNPLASPFTLGLSNAAAFGAAVAILAGNGSSIMGSASAFVDGSNPFVITLCAFAFAMLATGVMLLLVRVTGCTPETIVLAGTALSSIFSAGLAFLQYTADDNSLSAIVYWQFGTLSKCSFEQLAIILAVLVPVSLYFLHKRWDYNAMEAGEDVARGLGVNVRLTRYLGLALAAVLTAIVVSFMGVIGFIGLVGPHMVKRLVGNDNRYVLPGSMAVGALVLLLAYIVGTFGFGEEVIPVGIITSAVGGPLFIWILIRGRVRR, encoded by the coding sequence CTGCTGGTGTTCCTCTCCCTGTTCACACTGGGCCTCGGCGACACGGACCTTAGCTACTCGGAGATCCTGAGGTACCTGTTCTTCCCGGACGGGTCCTGGAACGCGACCGCGGTATGGGAGCTCCGCTTCAGGATGATCGCGGCGGCGATACTGGCGGGAGCGGCGCTGGGGATCGCCGGAGCCGTGATGCAGAGCATACTACGCAACCCCCTCGCATCTCCCTTCACCCTCGGGCTTTCCAACGCGGCCGCGTTCGGGGCGGCCGTGGCCATTCTGGCCGGCAACGGGAGCTCCATAATGGGGTCCGCATCCGCCTTCGTGGACGGCAGCAACCCTTTCGTGATCACGCTGTGCGCCTTCGCATTCGCGATGCTGGCCACCGGCGTAATGTTACTGCTGGTCAGGGTCACCGGATGCACGCCAGAGACCATAGTGCTGGCCGGAACCGCACTGAGCTCGATCTTCTCGGCGGGGCTGGCGTTCCTCCAGTACACTGCCGACGACAACTCCCTGTCCGCCATCGTCTACTGGCAGTTCGGGACCCTCAGCAAATGCAGCTTCGAGCAGCTGGCCATCATCCTGGCAGTCCTCGTCCCGGTGTCGCTGTACTTCCTTCACAAGCGCTGGGACTACAACGCCATGGAAGCGGGGGAGGACGTCGCCAGGGGCCTCGGTGTGAACGTCCGCCTGACCCGCTACCTGGGTCTGGCCCTGGCGGCCGTGCTCACGGCGATCGTCGTCTCGTTCATGGGGGTCATCGGCTTCATAGGCCTGGTCGGCCCGCACATGGTCAAGAGGCTTGTTGGGAACGACAACCGCTACGTCCTGCCGGGATCGATGGCAGTGGGGGCGCTAGTGCTCCTTCTGGCCTACATCGTGGGGACTTTCGGATTCGGAGAGGAGGTAATCCCGGTGGGCATCATCACGTCTGCCGTGGGAGGGCCGCTGTTCATCTGGATCCTGATAAGGGGGCGCGTGAGGAGATGA
- the thiC gene encoding phosphomethylpyrimidine synthase ThiC: protein MSTIMETARRGEITPMMKKIAEKENVSPEFIRNGIASGRICAPCNPAHDPEPAAIGEGLSVKINVNLGTSRDIVDLDAELQKLQVALRYGADAVMDLSTGGDIDAIRARLLKECPVMMGSVPIYQTGLTAARRNAVVEMTEDDIFNGIEKHAKDGMDFMTVHCGITKESVGWLEKCQRITDVVSRGGSFLTAWILHNGEENPLYKNFDYLLEMARKYEFTLSLGDGFRPGCIDDASDQAQITELMTLGHLVRRAREAGVQSMVEGPGHVPLDQVPMNMQIQKRMCDHAPFYVLGPLVTDIAPGYDHIVGAIGGAVAAQNGADFLCYLTPAEHLSLPDVDDVREGVIASKIAAHVGDLCRGIGRERDTRMAKARKALDWETMFDTCIDEEKARRYRCRGCTEESEGCSMCGDVCAIKIVNTYMRKGDDGRHDC, encoded by the coding sequence ATGAGCACCATAATGGAGACGGCCCGCAGGGGTGAGATCACCCCCATGATGAAGAAGATCGCCGAGAAGGAGAACGTCAGCCCGGAGTTCATCCGCAACGGAATTGCCTCGGGACGCATCTGCGCCCCCTGCAATCCAGCCCACGACCCCGAACCGGCGGCCATCGGCGAGGGACTCTCGGTGAAGATCAACGTCAACCTGGGCACCTCCAGGGACATCGTGGACCTCGACGCCGAGCTCCAGAAGCTCCAGGTGGCCCTGAGGTACGGGGCCGACGCTGTGATGGACCTCAGCACCGGAGGAGACATCGACGCCATAAGAGCCAGACTCCTGAAGGAGTGCCCCGTCATGATGGGTTCCGTGCCGATTTACCAGACCGGCCTCACCGCCGCCAGGAGGAACGCGGTAGTCGAGATGACCGAGGACGACATCTTCAACGGGATCGAGAAGCACGCCAAGGACGGGATGGACTTCATGACCGTCCACTGCGGGATCACTAAGGAGAGCGTCGGCTGGCTGGAGAAGTGCCAGAGGATCACGGACGTCGTCTCCAGGGGAGGATCGTTCCTGACGGCCTGGATCCTCCACAACGGGGAGGAGAACCCCCTCTACAAGAACTTCGACTACCTCCTAGAGATGGCGAGGAAGTACGAGTTCACGCTGTCGCTCGGGGACGGCTTCAGGCCCGGTTGCATTGACGACGCCTCCGACCAGGCCCAGATCACGGAGCTCATGACACTCGGGCATCTCGTCAGGAGGGCGCGCGAGGCCGGCGTCCAGAGCATGGTCGAGGGCCCCGGGCACGTCCCTCTGGACCAGGTCCCCATGAACATGCAGATCCAGAAGCGCATGTGCGACCATGCACCCTTCTACGTCCTGGGACCTCTCGTCACCGACATCGCCCCCGGATACGACCACATCGTCGGAGCCATCGGAGGAGCCGTCGCCGCGCAGAACGGGGCCGACTTCCTGTGCTATCTGACACCCGCGGAGCATCTCTCCCTGCCGGACGTGGATGATGTTAGAGAGGGCGTCATCGCATCGAAGATCGCAGCACACGTCGGAGACCTCTGCAGAGGCATCGGCAGGGAGCGCGACACCAGAATGGCCAAGGCCAGGAAGGCCCTGGACTGGGAGACCATGTTCGACACGTGCATAGACGAGGAGAAGGCCCGCAGGTACAGGTGCAGAGGATGCACCGAGGAGAGCGAGGGATGCTCCATGTGCGGCGACGTCTGCGCCATCAAGATCGTCAACACCTACATGAGGAAGGGTGACGACGGCAGGCACGACTGCTGA
- the gyrB gene encoding DNA topoisomerase (ATP-hydrolyzing) subunit B encodes MKHAEEEYDADSIVALKGLEAVRKRPGMYIGSTDSRGLHHMVYEVVDNGIDEVMAGFATEVDVTINEDGSITVVDDGRGIPTGINHEEGKSALEMCLTDLHAGGKFNQNSYKVSGGLHGVGVSVVNALSERLVATVYREDKIWRQSYHIGVPDGPVEIIGDTDRHGTEITFWPDGEMFETVEFDYTTLQNRFRNQAFLNKEATINFEDRRTGRKERFHYDGGVSEFVQYLNRSKTPIHPTPIHFSGERNGVMIDIAMQWTDGYNEEIDSFVNTIFTPEGGTHLTGFRTALTKTINDYGKANNLLKDTTLEGSDVREGLTAIISIKMSEPQFEGQTKAKLGSSVAQGAVSGLMNDKLAEFLLENPSVAQTIVRKAISAFEGREAARKARDATRRKSALESTSLPGKLADCSEKDPSKCELYIVEGESAGGSAKQGRDRAFQAILPLRGKILNVEKARPDKLLDHEEIKNLAIAIGGGIGKEFDVTKIRYHNIVIMTDADVDGAHIGTLLLTLFYRQMKPLIEAGHVYIAMPPLYRVYKGKKQIYAYNEEEMAAAVAEIGQGANVSRYKGLGEMNPQQLWETTMNPETRIMKKVTIEDGMIADQLFSVLMGDDVEPRREYIIEHAHEVVNLDV; translated from the coding sequence ATGAAGCACGCCGAGGAGGAGTACGATGCGGACAGCATCGTGGCCCTCAAAGGTCTGGAGGCCGTCAGGAAGAGGCCCGGGATGTACATCGGGTCCACCGATTCCCGCGGACTGCACCACATGGTCTACGAGGTCGTCGACAACGGAATCGACGAGGTCATGGCGGGATTCGCCACCGAGGTCGACGTCACCATCAACGAGGACGGGTCCATAACCGTCGTGGACGACGGAAGGGGTATCCCCACGGGGATCAACCACGAGGAGGGCAAGTCCGCGCTGGAGATGTGCCTCACCGACCTCCACGCCGGAGGGAAGTTCAACCAGAACAGCTACAAGGTGTCAGGCGGACTCCACGGGGTGGGTGTGTCCGTGGTCAACGCCCTTTCCGAGAGGCTGGTCGCCACGGTCTACAGGGAGGACAAGATCTGGAGGCAGTCGTATCACATCGGAGTCCCCGACGGGCCGGTCGAGATCATAGGCGACACAGACCGCCACGGTACGGAGATCACGTTCTGGCCGGACGGCGAGATGTTCGAGACCGTCGAGTTCGACTACACCACCCTTCAGAACAGATTCCGCAACCAGGCGTTCCTCAACAAGGAGGCGACCATAAACTTCGAGGACAGGCGCACCGGCAGGAAGGAGAGGTTCCACTACGACGGCGGCGTATCCGAGTTCGTCCAGTACCTGAACAGGTCCAAGACGCCCATCCATCCCACGCCGATCCACTTCTCGGGCGAGAGGAACGGGGTGATGATCGACATAGCCATGCAGTGGACCGACGGGTACAACGAGGAGATCGACTCCTTCGTCAACACGATCTTCACGCCCGAGGGAGGGACCCACCTGACCGGTTTCAGGACAGCCCTCACCAAGACCATCAACGACTACGGGAAGGCCAACAACCTCCTCAAGGACACCACCCTCGAGGGGAGCGACGTCCGCGAGGGCCTGACCGCGATCATCAGCATCAAGATGTCCGAGCCCCAGTTCGAGGGCCAGACCAAGGCCAAGCTGGGCAGCAGCGTCGCGCAGGGTGCCGTCTCCGGTCTGATGAACGACAAGCTCGCGGAGTTCCTCCTGGAGAACCCGTCGGTGGCCCAGACCATCGTCAGGAAGGCGATCTCCGCGTTCGAGGGCCGCGAGGCCGCCAGGAAGGCCAGGGACGCCACCAGGAGGAAGAGCGCCCTGGAGAGCACCAGCCTGCCCGGCAAGCTGGCCGACTGCTCGGAGAAGGACCCGTCCAAGTGCGAGCTGTACATCGTCGAGGGGGAGTCCGCAGGCGGAAGCGCCAAGCAGGGCAGGGACCGCGCGTTCCAGGCCATCCTCCCGCTGAGGGGTAAGATCCTCAACGTGGAGAAGGCCAGGCCCGACAAGCTCCTGGACCACGAGGAGATCAAGAACCTCGCCATCGCGATCGGAGGGGGCATCGGAAAGGAGTTCGACGTCACCAAGATACGCTACCACAACATCGTGATCATGACCGATGCAGATGTGGACGGTGCGCACATAGGGACGCTGCTCCTCACGCTGTTCTACAGGCAGATGAAGCCCCTGATAGAGGCGGGGCACGTCTACATCGCCATGCCGCCTCTCTACAGGGTCTACAAGGGCAAGAAGCAGATCTACGCCTACAACGAGGAGGAGATGGCCGCAGCGGTCGCCGAGATCGGTCAGGGCGCCAACGTCTCCAGGTACAAGGGTCTGGGAGAGATGAACCCGCAGCAGCTGTGGGAGACCACCATGAACCCTGAGACCAGGATTATGAAGAAGGTGACCATCGAGGACGGGATGATCGCGGACCAGCTGTTCTCGGTCCTCATGGGGGACGATGTGGAGCCCCGCAGGGAGTACATAATCGAGCACGCCCACGAGGTCGTCAACCTGGATGTGTGA
- the gyrA gene encoding DNA gyrase subunit A, which translates to MDGERKLIIQPIEREMHRSYIDYSMSVIVGRALPDVRDGLKPVHRKIMYAMSELGLAYNRPHKKSATVVGEVLGKYHPHGDTAAYDAMVRMAQPFSLRYPLVDGQGNFGSVDGDPPAAMRYTEARLSKVASDLLADLDKDTVDMMDNYDGSLKEPTVLPSKFPNLLVNGSDGIAVGMATKMPPHNLREVCDAIVYTVDHPDATLEELMQFVKGPDFPTGGTIYGIGGIRAAYETGRGRLKVRSNTHIEEMENGKERIIVDEIPYQVNKAQLIAQIADRVKDKEIEGITDLRDESDRHGMRIVIELHRDALSSVVLENLFKKTNMEVTYGIINIALVDNRPTTLSLKALITHYIAHRKDVVVRRTKYDLAQAEKRFHILEGLMKAINMLDETIALIRASKTGEEANEGLRDLLGIDEEQAKAILDMRLQRLTGLELNSIRDEYDQLKVQMDDLRDILANESRVLAIIKSETEEMKETYGDDRRTVIDPNAIDTDEEDLIPREQVVITISADNYIKRIPLSTYRQQSRGGVGLTAMQTKEEDHVASMFVTSSHDYVMFITNHGRLHWLKGYRIPEGSRQSKGKPIVNLLADLEEGEKVVNTVCASGFPEDRYLVFCTRNGLFKKTALSAYGNVRAKGIKAIKLDDGDELIETGITDGSDQIIIASADGQAVRFDESDARPTGRDTMGVKGMTLNEGDRVVSMAVVKPGDRLLTVSENGYGKISDVDDYRKTRRGGKGVITIKTDERNGQVVSVRKVNNGDQLMLTSASGKIIRIDTDEIRETGRNAKGVRVMDMRNGDKVVAVEPVMTEEQEEEIEEAAPEEPQE; encoded by the coding sequence ATGGACGGAGAGAGGAAGCTCATCATCCAGCCCATAGAGAGGGAGATGCACCGCTCGTACATCGACTACTCCATGAGCGTCATCGTCGGGAGGGCGCTCCCGGACGTCAGGGACGGTCTCAAGCCCGTCCACAGGAAGATCATGTACGCCATGTCCGAGCTCGGTCTGGCGTACAACAGGCCCCACAAGAAGTCCGCGACCGTGGTCGGAGAGGTCCTGGGAAAGTACCATCCGCACGGCGACACCGCTGCGTACGACGCCATGGTCAGGATGGCCCAGCCGTTCTCGCTCAGATACCCGCTGGTGGACGGACAGGGTAATTTCGGTTCAGTGGACGGCGATCCGCCGGCCGCGATGCGTTACACCGAGGCCCGTCTCTCGAAGGTGGCCAGCGACCTGCTGGCTGACCTGGACAAGGACACCGTCGACATGATGGACAACTACGACGGGTCCCTCAAGGAGCCCACGGTCCTGCCGTCGAAGTTCCCCAATCTGCTGGTCAACGGCTCGGATGGAATCGCCGTCGGAATGGCCACGAAGATGCCCCCGCACAACCTCAGGGAGGTCTGCGACGCCATCGTCTACACCGTGGACCATCCGGACGCCACCCTGGAGGAGCTCATGCAGTTCGTCAAGGGACCCGACTTCCCCACAGGGGGCACCATATACGGCATCGGAGGCATCAGGGCGGCGTACGAGACCGGCCGCGGAAGGCTCAAGGTCAGGTCCAACACGCACATCGAGGAGATGGAGAATGGTAAGGAGAGGATCATCGTCGACGAGATCCCCTACCAGGTGAACAAGGCCCAGCTCATCGCCCAAATCGCCGACCGTGTGAAGGACAAGGAGATCGAGGGGATCACGGACCTGCGCGACGAGTCCGACAGGCACGGGATGCGCATCGTGATCGAGCTGCACAGGGACGCCCTGTCCAGCGTGGTCCTCGAGAACCTGTTCAAGAAGACCAACATGGAGGTCACGTACGGGATCATCAACATCGCGCTGGTGGACAACAGGCCCACCACCCTCAGCCTGAAGGCGCTCATCACCCACTACATCGCCCACAGGAAGGATGTCGTGGTCCGCAGGACCAAGTACGACCTGGCCCAGGCCGAGAAGAGGTTCCACATCCTGGAGGGTCTGATGAAGGCCATCAACATGCTGGACGAGACCATCGCCCTCATCCGCGCGTCCAAGACCGGGGAGGAGGCTAACGAGGGGCTCAGGGACCTGCTCGGAATCGACGAGGAGCAGGCCAAGGCGATTCTGGACATGAGGCTCCAGAGGCTGACCGGCCTGGAGCTGAACTCCATCAGGGACGAGTACGACCAGCTCAAGGTGCAGATGGACGATCTCAGGGACATCCTGGCCAACGAGTCCAGGGTGCTCGCGATCATCAAGTCCGAGACCGAGGAGATGAAGGAGACCTACGGCGACGACCGCAGGACCGTCATCGACCCCAACGCCATCGACACCGACGAGGAGGACCTCATCCCCAGGGAGCAGGTGGTCATCACAATCTCGGCTGACAACTACATCAAGAGGATCCCGCTGAGCACATACAGGCAGCAGTCCCGCGGCGGCGTCGGCCTCACCGCGATGCAGACCAAGGAGGAGGACCATGTGGCGTCCATGTTCGTCACGTCATCCCACGACTACGTGATGTTCATCACCAACCACGGCCGCCTGCACTGGCTCAAGGGCTACAGGATCCCGGAGGGGAGCAGGCAGTCCAAGGGCAAGCCCATCGTCAACCTCCTGGCGGACCTGGAGGAGGGCGAGAAGGTCGTGAACACCGTGTGCGCATCCGGGTTCCCCGAGGACAGGTACCTGGTCTTCTGCACGAGGAACGGCCTGTTCAAGAAGACCGCCCTCTCCGCCTACGGGAACGTCAGGGCGAAGGGCATCAAGGCCATAAAGCTGGACGACGGCGACGAGCTGATCGAGACCGGCATCACAGACGGGTCCGACCAGATTATCATCGCCTCGGCGGACGGCCAGGCCGTGAGGTTCGACGAGTCCGACGCTAGGCCCACCGGGAGGGACACGATGGGAGTGAAGGGCATGACCCTCAACGAGGGCGACCGCGTGGTCTCCATGGCGGTCGTCAAGCCCGGGGACAGGCTCCTGACGGTGTCCGAGAACGGATACGGCAAGATCTCCGACGTGGACGACTACCGCAAGACGAGGCGCGGCGGCAAGGGCGTCATCACCATCAAGACCGACGAGAGGAACGGCCAGGTGGTGAGCGTCAGGAAGGTCAACAACGGGGACCAGCTCATGCTCACTTCCGCATCGGGGAAGATCATCCGCATAGACACGGACGAGATCCGCGAGACCGGACGCAACGCGAAGGGCGTCAGGGTCATGGACATGCGCAACGGTGACAAGGTCGTCGCCGTCGAGCCCGTGATGACGGAGGAGCAGGAAGAGGAGATCGAGGAGGCCGCCCCGGAGGAGCCTCAGGAATGA
- a CDS encoding DUF531 domain-containing protein — translation MGRGRITIGLYNSYDQNFREPHRRVIARAGDLARAYDMSLALFGFPIPEDARTPKEIAEWVAGTTSIGGHGKNFLEMAETGRFQCFPYPGKGFPPQLGEVILTTSKPDPKKQIPLSEAVSMVEHGQSITLLFGIGPHGVPKAVASIPKYNLDITPGCFSLETATALGAVCGAFAARMDLIQ, via the coding sequence ATGGGACGCGGAAGGATCACGATAGGACTCTACAACTCGTACGACCAGAACTTCAGGGAGCCCCACAGGAGGGTCATAGCCCGCGCAGGGGACCTGGCGAGGGCCTATGACATGAGTCTCGCTCTCTTCGGATTCCCGATCCCGGAGGACGCCCGCACGCCGAAGGAGATCGCAGAGTGGGTTGCCGGCACCACCAGCATCGGCGGACACGGGAAGAACTTCCTCGAGATGGCTGAGACAGGGAGGTTCCAGTGCTTCCCGTACCCGGGCAAGGGGTTCCCGCCCCAGCTGGGGGAGGTCATCCTGACGACGAGCAAGCCCGATCCCAAGAAGCAGATCCCACTGTCCGAGGCGGTGTCCATGGTGGAGCACGGTCAGAGCATCACTCTGCTGTTCGGCATCGGCCCCCACGGGGTCCCGAAGGCAGTCGCATCGATCCCGAAGTACAACCTGGACATTACCCCCGGCTGCTTCTCCCTCGAGACGGCGACGGCTCTGGGCGCTGTGTGCGGGGCTTTTGCCGCCAGGATGGATTTAATCCAGTGA
- a CDS encoding CtkA family protein, protein MIDFSDCEVNVFRSFNGANGSKLSIVYKGHDYVLKFPSLAKNRTDRSYANNCFSEHVCCGVLDTIGMDVQNTILGTYHEKIVVACRDFTEGGYKFADFGTLKNTCYSSSENGYGTELTEIELAIKEQKWVDTEALSSFFWDMFICDSLIGNFDRHNGNWGFLIDENKNSARIAPIFDCASSLFPQLRIDDYRKVLDDLSEIRARVYNWPNSSIKVNNKKVNYFEFISSLSNQDCNEALRRIYPRIDQDRIWSVINDDEDLLDIQKEFYTTMLIERKERILDYSFEKLESLD, encoded by the coding sequence ATGATTGACTTCAGCGACTGCGAAGTCAACGTTTTCCGTTCGTTCAATGGAGCTAACGGATCCAAGCTATCCATAGTATACAAGGGACATGACTATGTCCTCAAATTCCCATCCCTTGCCAAAAACAGAACAGATAGATCATATGCCAACAACTGCTTCTCGGAGCATGTGTGTTGCGGCGTTCTTGACACAATAGGCATGGATGTTCAAAATACCATTCTCGGAACATATCATGAAAAGATAGTCGTTGCTTGCAGAGATTTCACAGAGGGTGGCTATAAATTCGCAGATTTCGGTACTCTAAAAAATACCTGCTACTCGTCTTCAGAGAACGGATATGGGACCGAACTTACAGAGATTGAATTGGCAATCAAAGAACAGAAATGGGTGGACACCGAGGCCCTGTCCTCGTTCTTCTGGGATATGTTCATTTGCGATTCCCTCATAGGAAATTTTGACCGCCACAACGGGAACTGGGGATTCCTGATTGATGAGAACAAGAACTCTGCGAGGATTGCGCCCATCTTCGATTGCGCATCCAGTCTATTCCCGCAACTGAGAATCGATGATTATAGGAAAGTCCTTGACGACCTTTCTGAAATAAGAGCAAGGGTCTACAACTGGCCGAACTCATCGATAAAGGTCAATAACAAGAAGGTGAACTACTTCGAATTCATCAGCTCCCTATCTAATCAGGATTGCAACGAAGCTCTAAGACGCATTTATCCGAGAATTGACCAAGATCGCATATGGAGCGTTATAAACGACGACGAGGATCTCTTGGATATCCAGAAGGAGTTCTACACGACAATGCTAATTGAGCGCAAGGAGCGCATCCTGGACTACTCGTTCGAGAAACTCGAATCACTGGATTAA
- a CDS encoding helix-turn-helix domain-containing protein — translation MGDTLESVMERKGLTRYQLSKISGIPWSTLSNICTGKTDFEKCTVGTIKKLANALDLTIEETLDLETGIITDKNGRPVNKDYLERNLPSDLQRSIDEYLACDSNCLHLDCYLDEIYGSINMNISAGLITEEQAEYLRSKYLYGEHDD, via the coding sequence ATGGGCGACACATTGGAATCCGTGATGGAACGCAAGGGCCTGACGAGGTACCAACTGTCTAAGATTAGTGGAATTCCGTGGTCCACGCTGTCCAACATCTGCACTGGGAAGACGGATTTCGAGAAGTGCACCGTGGGGACCATCAAGAAGCTCGCGAATGCACTAGACCTGACCATTGAAGAAACCCTGGATCTGGAGACCGGAATCATTACCGATAAGAACGGAAGGCCTGTGAACAAGGACTATCTGGAAAGGAACCTGCCATCCGACCTACAGAGATCCATAGACGAGTACCTAGCGTGCGATTCGAACTGTCTCCATCTGGATTGCTATCTGGATGAAATCTACGGGTCCATTAACATGAATATATCAGCGGGACTGATAACAGAGGAGCAGGCCGAATACCTCCGTTCGAAGTACCTTTATGGTGAGCACGATGATTGA
- a CDS encoding peptidylprolyl isomerase has protein sequence MVRQARCSHILVDTYDQALDLQRRVYAGENFAQLAAQYSKCPSGRNGGDLGWFGRGQMVKPFEDAAFSYNPGDMTIVQTQFGWHLIYVYGQR, from the coding sequence ATGGTTAGACAGGCACGTTGCTCCCACATCCTCGTGGATACATACGACCAGGCCCTCGACCTCCAGAGGAGGGTCTACGCCGGCGAGAACTTCGCTCAGCTGGCCGCCCAGTACTCAAAATGCCCCTCCGGAAGGAACGGCGGGGACCTCGGATGGTTCGGCCGCGGACAGATGGTGAAGCCCTTCGAGGACGCCGCGTTCTCGTACAACCCCGGTGACATGACCATCGTCCAGACCCAGTTCGGCTGGCATCTGATCTACGTCTACGGTCAGAGATGA
- a CDS encoding CtkA family protein, whose product MELIDFSECERNEFRAYGGASGNKINIIYEGHGYMLKFPPKPGPISDLSYVNSCTTEYIACHVFQSMGIAAQETLLGTFKDSHGNVRNVVACKDFAEGNKTLVEFAHLKNTCLDSDLDGYNTDLASIMRAIDEQRLIIPDRLRTFFWNQFIGDALLANFDRHNGNWGILVNERVRHADLAPVYDCGSCLFPQLDDKGMERVLSKPTEIDDRVHMFPKSTLMINRARINYFEFITSLEDIDCDAAVARLYNHIDLDRIEGILDETPGLTPLQHRFYMTIIRARKEGILDVAFERMEHRS is encoded by the coding sequence ATGGAACTGATCGACTTCAGCGAATGCGAGAGAAATGAGTTCCGCGCGTACGGAGGCGCGAGCGGCAACAAGATCAACATCATCTACGAGGGACACGGCTACATGCTGAAGTTCCCTCCCAAGCCCGGGCCGATATCCGACCTCAGCTACGTCAACTCGTGCACCACGGAGTACATCGCATGCCACGTGTTCCAGTCCATGGGCATCGCGGCACAGGAGACCCTCCTGGGGACGTTCAAGGACTCCCACGGGAACGTCAGGAACGTGGTGGCATGCAAGGACTTCGCGGAGGGGAACAAGACGCTGGTCGAGTTCGCCCATCTGAAGAACACGTGCCTGGACAGCGACCTGGACGGATACAACACCGACCTGGCCTCGATCATGAGGGCCATCGACGAGCAGCGCCTCATCATCCCGGACAGGCTTAGGACGTTCTTCTGGAACCAGTTCATCGGCGACGCCCTTCTGGCAAACTTCGACCGCCACAACGGGAACTGGGGCATACTGGTCAACGAGCGCGTAAGGCATGCCGACCTGGCTCCCGTCTACGACTGCGGATCCTGCCTGTTCCCCCAGCTCGACGACAAGGGGATGGAGAGGGTCCTCAGCAAACCGACCGAGATCGACGACAGGGTCCACATGTTCCCCAAGTCGACCCTCATGATCAACCGCGCCAGGATCAACTACTTCGAGTTCATCACATCGCTGGAGGACATAGACTGCGATGCGGCCGTCGCACGCCTCTACAACCACATCGATCTCGACAGGATCGAGGGGATCCTGGACGAGACGCCGGGCCTGACACCGCTCCAGCACAGGTTCTACATGACGATCATCAGAGCCCGCAAGGAGGGCATCCTGGACGTGGCCTTCGAAAGGATGGAGCACAGAAGCTGA